In the genome of Myxococcus stipitatus, one region contains:
- a CDS encoding DUF4350 domain-containing protein yields MKNLGTTALFGLLIALALAAGLSTGQDTPESLVPSVENTGPQGARALFLFLREGGHAVSEQHTSLDSLAQGTRTLVLASPIGRPVSDGEVLAVDRFVQEGGTLVYLSPREIGKHQAALETWLKLEQGPLLPASERGLATDLADAGGTTVDVWLDAGPLRGLSALRISQDRGLRVDHPDAIPLAGLGGAVAVWRVALGRGEVYVLAGADLMENRRLELLDNVRFWSALASRGPLVIDEYHHQLAPPPPLSRGIWVFAAQVLAVAGVYALSRGTRFGEPRPLLVEKHRSALEYVRSMGWLMRRAKVEKELLPELDKSLRQQLQEHLGIPPDLEDTEAARRLEQEGGVPASRYLDAKAQLTQLLARPSVRPADYARVARLYAHLERAVAGQDAPRR; encoded by the coding sequence ATGAAGAACCTGGGCACGACCGCGCTCTTCGGGTTGCTCATCGCACTCGCCCTGGCGGCCGGCTTGAGCACGGGCCAGGACACGCCCGAGTCCCTGGTGCCGTCCGTGGAGAACACGGGCCCGCAAGGGGCACGTGCGCTCTTCCTGTTCCTCCGCGAAGGCGGCCACGCCGTGAGCGAACAGCACACGTCGCTGGACTCACTGGCCCAAGGCACGCGGACACTCGTCCTCGCCTCCCCCATCGGCCGCCCCGTGTCCGACGGTGAAGTCCTCGCCGTGGATCGCTTCGTCCAGGAAGGCGGCACGCTGGTGTATCTGTCGCCGCGCGAGATCGGCAAACATCAAGCGGCCCTGGAGACGTGGCTGAAGCTGGAGCAAGGCCCCCTCCTCCCCGCGAGCGAGCGCGGACTCGCCACCGACCTGGCGGACGCGGGTGGAACCACGGTGGACGTGTGGCTCGACGCGGGCCCGCTCCGTGGACTGAGCGCCCTGCGGATCTCCCAGGACCGAGGCCTCCGCGTGGACCACCCCGACGCGATTCCCCTCGCGGGCCTCGGTGGCGCGGTGGCCGTGTGGCGCGTGGCGCTCGGGCGGGGCGAGGTCTACGTCCTCGCCGGCGCGGACCTGATGGAGAACCGGCGCCTGGAGCTGCTCGACAACGTGCGCTTCTGGAGCGCCCTCGCATCACGAGGCCCCCTCGTCATCGACGAGTACCACCACCAGCTCGCGCCCCCACCGCCCCTGTCCCGAGGCATCTGGGTCTTCGCGGCCCAGGTGCTGGCCGTGGCTGGCGTCTACGCCCTCTCGCGCGGAACCCGCTTCGGCGAGCCCAGACCGCTGCTCGTCGAGAAGCACCGCTCCGCCCTCGAGTACGTGCGCAGCATGGGCTGGCTCATGCGTCGCGCGAAGGTGGAGAAGGAGCTCCTGCCCGAGCTCGACAAGTCCTTGCGGCAGCAGTTGCAGGAGCATCTGGGTATCCCTCCGGACCTGGAGGACACCGAAGCAGCGCGACGGCTGGAGCAGGAGGGCGGAGTCCCCGCCTCCCGCTACCTGGACGCCAAGGCCCAGCTCACCCAGCTCCTCGCGCGGCCTTCCGTCCGCCCCGCGGACTACGCACGCGTGGCCCGCCTCTACGCCCACCTGGAGCGGGCCGTCGCGGGGCAGGACGCCCCCCGCCGCTGA
- the exoP gene encoding spore coat polysaccharide biosynthesis glycosyltransferase ExoP encodes MRRSDDMDLTRRALRGRDLVVFSNDWDGDPLSKVHIMRILSRDNRILWVNSIGNRAPRVNTHDVKRIFGKLERFTQGLREVEPNLHVLSPLAIPFYGSEWVRGANREMLRLQVLRAMKKLGFQRPISWSFLPASAPVSGSLGEEFVVYHCVDEFSAFSDTNGRHIAELEERLLRRADLCITSAERLRDSKSRVNPRTVLVRHGTDFRHFVKACDPATPIPADIARLPKPIIGFFGLVADWVDQEAIIATARAHRSGSVVVIGKTTPDCDDSKLRAEPNIHMLGRKSYADLPGYSRAFDVALMPFKISELTLNANPLKVREYLASGLPVVSTDLPEVRKVGLCKIATSTDDFVRKVNECLAEGPGPQRERAERIFNESWDARVEEIRHHVGSAMEAAGKSL; translated from the coding sequence ATGCGGCGCAGCGATGACATGGACCTGACCCGACGGGCACTCCGGGGGCGTGACCTGGTGGTGTTCTCCAACGACTGGGACGGCGATCCGCTGTCGAAGGTCCACATCATGCGGATTCTCTCGCGAGACAACCGCATCCTCTGGGTGAACAGCATCGGCAACCGCGCGCCTCGGGTGAACACGCACGATGTGAAGCGCATCTTCGGCAAGCTGGAGCGCTTCACGCAGGGCCTGCGGGAGGTGGAGCCCAACCTCCATGTCCTGTCGCCCCTGGCGATTCCGTTCTACGGCTCGGAGTGGGTCCGGGGCGCGAACCGGGAGATGCTCCGGCTTCAGGTGCTGCGGGCGATGAAGAAGCTGGGCTTCCAGCGTCCCATCTCCTGGAGCTTCCTGCCCGCGTCGGCGCCGGTGTCCGGCTCGCTGGGGGAGGAGTTCGTCGTCTACCACTGCGTGGATGAGTTCTCCGCCTTCAGCGACACGAATGGCCGGCACATCGCGGAGCTCGAGGAGCGGCTGCTGCGCCGGGCGGACCTGTGCATCACCTCCGCCGAGCGGCTGCGGGACAGCAAGTCCCGCGTCAACCCGCGCACCGTGCTCGTGCGCCATGGCACCGACTTCCGGCACTTCGTGAAGGCGTGTGACCCGGCGACGCCCATCCCGGCGGATATCGCCCGACTGCCGAAGCCCATCATCGGCTTCTTCGGCCTGGTGGCGGACTGGGTGGACCAGGAAGCCATCATCGCCACGGCGCGCGCGCACCGCTCGGGCTCCGTGGTGGTGATTGGCAAGACGACGCCCGACTGTGACGACTCCAAGCTGCGGGCCGAGCCGAACATCCACATGCTGGGGCGCAAGTCCTACGCGGACCTGCCGGGGTACAGCCGGGCCTTCGATGTCGCGCTGATGCCTTTCAAGATCAGCGAGCTCACGCTGAACGCCAATCCGCTGAAGGTGCGCGAGTACCTGGCCTCCGGGTTGCCGGTGGTGTCCACGGACCTTCCGGAGGTCCGCAAGGTGGGGCTCTGCAAGATCGCCACGTCGACGGATGACTTCGTGCGGAAGGTGAACGAGTGCCTCGCGGAAGGTCCGGGCCCGCAGCGCGAGCGCGCGGAGCGGATCTTCAACGAGAGCTGGGATGCGCGCGTGGAGGAGATCCGCCACCACGTGGGCTCCGCGATGGAGGCGGCTGGGAAATCGCTCTGA
- a CDS encoding glycosyltransferase family 4 protein, which produces MRVLLVGDYPPPFGGVSIHVQQLHGFLRSRGVEARVLDIGKGGRPVPDVLPVRGLVPFGLRLTGFLGAGWTVHVHTSGNNPKAWLLAAAVGGLPGARAPRFITLHSGLLPDYLRASPSRRMFARVALAGYARVIAVSEAVRDALLECGVPEEKVLVHPAFCSSQVRPGEVPVRVEAARARRRPLLAMAHHPSPVYGRRLAFRALRLVAETHPEVGLALFGPGTDSEDFIRDARELAVAKYLEPLGDLEHPAALGLLVRSDAFLRPTTHDGDSISVREALTLAVPCVASDVCDRPAGTWVFQSGDAAALAARIRQAVTAGRVAVSSPDVGPVLLGLYESLARRQPARPEPASAM; this is translated from the coding sequence ATGCGCGTCCTCCTTGTCGGTGACTACCCGCCGCCATTCGGTGGCGTGTCGATTCACGTGCAACAGCTTCACGGGTTCCTGCGCAGCCGTGGGGTCGAAGCGCGAGTGCTTGATATCGGGAAGGGTGGCCGGCCGGTTCCGGATGTCCTTCCCGTGCGAGGACTCGTGCCCTTCGGCCTCCGGCTGACCGGGTTTCTCGGCGCGGGGTGGACGGTGCATGTCCACACCAGCGGGAACAACCCGAAGGCCTGGCTGCTCGCGGCCGCCGTGGGGGGACTGCCCGGGGCGCGTGCGCCTCGGTTCATCACGCTGCACTCGGGCTTGCTGCCCGACTACCTGCGGGCCTCGCCGTCCAGGCGGATGTTCGCGCGGGTGGCGCTCGCGGGCTACGCGCGGGTCATCGCCGTGTCCGAGGCGGTGCGCGACGCGCTCCTGGAGTGCGGCGTTCCGGAGGAGAAGGTGCTGGTCCATCCGGCCTTCTGTTCCTCGCAGGTGCGGCCCGGTGAAGTGCCCGTGCGGGTCGAGGCCGCGCGAGCCCGCCGCCGTCCGCTCTTGGCGATGGCGCACCATCCGTCCCCTGTCTATGGGCGGCGGCTGGCGTTCCGGGCGCTGCGGCTGGTGGCGGAGACCCATCCGGAGGTCGGGTTGGCGCTGTTCGGGCCCGGGACGGACTCCGAGGACTTCATCCGCGATGCGCGGGAGCTGGCCGTGGCGAAGTACCTGGAGCCACTCGGAGATTTGGAGCACCCGGCGGCGCTGGGGCTCCTGGTTCGCAGTGACGCGTTCCTCCGGCCCACCACGCATGACGGAGACTCCATCTCCGTGCGTGAGGCGTTGACGCTGGCGGTGCCCTGTGTGGCCAGCGACGTGTGCGACCGGCCCGCGGGGACCTGGGTCTTCCAGTCCGGGGACGCGGCGGCGCTCGCCGCGCGCATCCGGCAGGCCGTGACGGCGGGGCGCGTGGCGGTGTCCTCGCCCGACGTGGGGCCGGTGCTGTTGGGGCTCTACGAGTCGCTGGCGCGGCGGCAGCCGGCGCGGCCCGAGCCCGCGTCCGCGATGTGA
- a CDS encoding serine acetyltransferase: MGVDAMTLYRVARGLRLKKVPLLPALLRKAIYYLHSSYVPDEAEIGEGTQLGYGGIGVVIHKAAKIGRHCLISQQVTIGGRSGIEGAPVIGDYVRIGAGAKILGSIHIGDFAVIGANAVVLKDVAPGTVVAGIPARVIRQDPDPLTSYQREMGLLPRRPPLTSVSPTGSLPQ, translated from the coding sequence ATGGGTGTCGATGCGATGACGTTGTACCGGGTGGCTCGTGGACTGCGATTGAAGAAGGTCCCGTTGCTGCCAGCCTTGCTCCGCAAGGCCATCTACTACCTGCACAGCTCCTACGTTCCAGACGAGGCGGAGATCGGCGAGGGGACGCAACTGGGTTACGGCGGTATCGGCGTCGTCATCCACAAGGCCGCGAAGATTGGACGGCATTGCCTCATCTCGCAGCAGGTGACCATTGGCGGGCGCTCCGGAATCGAGGGCGCGCCAGTCATTGGCGACTACGTGCGCATCGGCGCGGGCGCCAAGATTCTCGGCAGCATCCACATCGGCGACTTCGCTGTCATTGGCGCCAACGCGGTGGTGTTGAAGGACGTGGCGCCTGGCACCGTGGTGGCGGGGATTCCCGCGAGGGTCATCCGGCAGGACCCCGACCCGCTCACCTCGTATCAGCGGGAGATGGGGCTGCTGCCGCGTCGCCCACCGCTGACGTCGGTGTCTCCGACCGGGTCCTTGCCTCAATAG
- the exoM gene encoding spore coat polysaccharide flippase ExoM produces MARLFTAGLTLSIPLVLARVLHLDEYGTYYQLFLVATTLYYVLPFGVVQSLYYFLPRTQEKRPFLGQTLLFMSGAGLVGAALIWGLLDHVAAWFSNPALLEHRGTLAAYTAFLIGSFPLEVSLTAQGRTRASAAVYLVSDALRACVMVVPPLLGASLHGLMVAVAVFAALRYGATWWVSLRGVTGPLVRGALFREQLAYSAPFGAAMLLAVPQQNAHLYMVAGAVAPAMYAMYRVGCFQLPVVDLLYTPTSEVLMVRLGELEREGRLEEGVDAFRDAAGRLAYVFLPFAAFLFAAAPEFIGALFGEKFLPAVPVFRVSVLGVVLSILPMDGTLRARGLTRAIFVSYAVKAVVTVPLVLLGVRHLGLMGGIGSWAVAEVVGKLLLLIRLPAALSTPERPLRLVDILPWPALGRASLAAGAAGAAVFVLRMGAEGAWGHLPAGFLWRVLPLAVAGVLFVVGYVGVLYAAGVRPLAVLAGLRPRRAV; encoded by the coding sequence ATGGCCCGGCTGTTCACCGCCGGGTTGACGCTGTCGATTCCCCTCGTGCTCGCGCGGGTGCTGCACCTGGACGAGTACGGCACGTACTACCAGCTCTTCCTGGTGGCCACGACGCTGTACTACGTGCTGCCGTTCGGCGTGGTGCAGAGCCTGTATTACTTCCTGCCGCGCACGCAGGAGAAGCGCCCCTTCCTGGGGCAGACGCTGCTGTTCATGTCCGGCGCGGGGCTGGTGGGCGCGGCGCTCATCTGGGGGCTCCTGGACCACGTGGCGGCGTGGTTCTCCAACCCCGCGCTGCTCGAGCACCGAGGCACGCTGGCGGCCTACACCGCCTTCCTCATCGGCAGCTTCCCGCTGGAGGTCTCCCTGACGGCGCAAGGGCGCACCCGGGCCTCGGCCGCGGTGTACCTGGTGTCCGATGCGCTCCGGGCCTGCGTGATGGTGGTGCCCCCGCTGCTGGGGGCCTCGCTGCACGGGCTGATGGTCGCGGTGGCCGTGTTCGCGGCGCTGCGGTACGGGGCGACGTGGTGGGTGTCCCTGCGGGGAGTCACCGGTCCGCTCGTGCGGGGGGCGCTGTTCCGCGAGCAGCTCGCCTATTCGGCGCCGTTCGGCGCGGCGATGTTGCTGGCCGTGCCGCAGCAGAACGCGCACCTGTACATGGTGGCGGGCGCGGTGGCGCCGGCGATGTATGCGATGTATCGCGTGGGCTGCTTCCAGCTTCCCGTGGTGGACCTGCTCTACACGCCCACCAGCGAGGTGCTGATGGTGCGCCTGGGCGAGCTGGAGCGCGAGGGGCGCCTGGAGGAAGGCGTGGACGCGTTCCGCGACGCGGCGGGGCGCCTGGCGTATGTCTTTCTTCCCTTCGCGGCGTTCCTCTTCGCGGCGGCGCCGGAGTTCATCGGCGCGCTGTTCGGCGAGAAGTTCCTGCCGGCGGTGCCCGTGTTTCGCGTCAGCGTGCTGGGCGTGGTGCTCTCCATCCTGCCCATGGATGGGACGCTGAGGGCCCGAGGTCTCACGCGCGCCATCTTTGTTTCATATGCGGTGAAGGCCGTGGTGACGGTGCCCCTGGTTCTGCTGGGTGTGAGACATCTGGGGTTGATGGGAGGGATTGGCTCCTGGGCGGTGGCGGAGGTGGTGGGCAAGTTGTTGCTGCTCATTCGACTTCCGGCGGCGCTGTCCACGCCGGAGCGTCCGCTTCGCCTGGTGGATATCCTGCCGTGGCCCGCGCTGGGACGGGCGTCGCTGGCGGCGGGGGCGGCGGGGGCGGCGGTCTTCGTCTTGCGGATGGGCGCGGAAGGAGCCTGGGGGCATCTGCCCGCGGGCTTCCTCTGGCGTGTGCTGCCGCTGGCGGTGGCGGGAGTGTTGTTCGTGGTGGGTTATGTCGGGGTGCTCTACGCCGCGGGCGTGCGGCCCCTGGCGGTGCTCGCGGGGCTTCGGCCTCGCAGGGCTGTGTAA
- a CDS encoding polysaccharide deacetylase family protein produces MAAYRRVQSGGRRILIVSYHRVVSDFTGELQRSIPGLLISQETFRRHIEEAAAAGFDLVSIGDAVDVMAGRRVAKKDLCVITFDDGYRDIYRYAYPILKQLGVPAITYLPTAFIGTNRRFNHDRLFHLLRRTQERNFQPVYATLPDASLALLGPILSGQKTVSAALDDFIGEHPTRVLTAIIDGLEQQLGGGQDLVPEQGDIMNWDEVRRMARDGFEFGAHTLGHTVLTLEPQAVVEQEILESKRTIEAEVGIQVRDFAYCNGWYSDEIIRTLASHGFRSGVTTEDLPNRIGGDPFTLKRKVLWENFSLGMLGDYSSPLTGCQLDDCFGLLGVSRPVPGRRTHSYRNGLLSNLVTRPGTSLTEAP; encoded by the coding sequence ATGGCGGCCTATCGGCGGGTTCAGTCGGGAGGTCGGCGCATTCTCATCGTGAGTTATCACCGGGTGGTGAGTGACTTCACCGGGGAGCTTCAGCGGTCCATCCCCGGGCTGCTCATCAGTCAGGAGACGTTCCGTCGCCACATCGAGGAGGCCGCGGCGGCGGGCTTCGACCTGGTCTCCATTGGCGACGCGGTGGATGTGATGGCGGGGCGGAGGGTGGCGAAGAAGGACTTGTGCGTCATCACGTTCGATGACGGCTACCGGGACATCTACCGGTACGCGTACCCCATCCTGAAGCAGCTGGGGGTGCCGGCCATCACGTACCTGCCCACCGCGTTCATCGGCACCAACCGGCGCTTCAACCATGACCGGCTGTTCCACCTCCTGCGGCGCACGCAGGAGCGGAACTTCCAGCCGGTGTACGCGACGCTGCCGGACGCGTCGCTGGCGCTGTTGGGGCCCATCCTCTCCGGCCAGAAGACGGTGTCGGCCGCGCTGGATGACTTCATCGGGGAGCACCCCACGCGGGTGCTGACGGCCATCATCGACGGCCTGGAGCAGCAGCTGGGTGGGGGGCAGGACCTGGTGCCCGAGCAGGGCGACATCATGAACTGGGACGAGGTGCGCCGCATGGCGCGCGACGGCTTCGAGTTCGGCGCGCACACGCTGGGGCACACGGTGCTGACGCTGGAGCCGCAGGCGGTGGTGGAGCAGGAGATCCTGGAGTCCAAGCGCACCATCGAGGCCGAGGTCGGCATCCAGGTGCGCGACTTCGCCTACTGCAACGGCTGGTACTCGGATGAAATCATCCGCACGCTGGCGTCGCACGGCTTCCGCTCCGGCGTCACCACGGAGGACCTGCCCAACCGCATCGGCGGAGACCCCTTCACCCTCAAGCGCAAGGTGCTGTGGGAGAACTTCAGCCTGGGCATGTTGGGCGACTACTCGTCGCCCCTCACCGGGTGCCAGCTGGATGATTGCTTCGGGCTGTTGGGGGTGAGCCGGCCGGTGCCGGGGCGCAGGACCCACTCCTATCGCAACGGCCTGCTGAGCAACCTGGTGACGCGGCCTGGGACCTCGTTGACGGAGGCTCCGTGA
- the ccmA gene encoding heme ABC exporter ATP-binding protein CcmA: protein MASLSAAPALALHDVSKRYGRRWALARLTYALPSGRSLLLTGHNGSGKTTLLRLLATALSPTAGRVEVLGRDAVTERDDLRRDVALLSHASFLYEDLTAHQNLVVLARLLGHPSPKDIAGSLLTRVGLGKRSDNPVRGFSAGMRKRLAIARLLMKAPTLALLDEPFGELDPAGIREMEAIIAELKATGVTVVLATHLIEQGLSLCEERLHLEDGRAVSA, encoded by the coding sequence ATGGCATCCCTCTCCGCCGCTCCCGCGCTCGCGCTGCATGACGTCAGCAAGCGCTATGGGCGCCGCTGGGCCCTGGCGCGTCTGACGTACGCGCTCCCCTCCGGGCGCTCGCTGCTGCTCACCGGCCACAACGGCTCCGGCAAGACGACCCTCCTGCGCCTGCTGGCCACCGCGCTGAGCCCCACCGCGGGCCGCGTGGAGGTGCTGGGCCGCGACGCGGTGACGGAGCGCGACGACCTGCGTCGCGACGTCGCGCTGCTGTCCCACGCCAGCTTCCTGTACGAGGACCTCACCGCGCACCAGAACCTCGTCGTGCTCGCGCGCCTGCTGGGCCACCCGTCGCCCAAGGACATCGCCGGCTCCCTGCTGACGCGCGTGGGCCTGGGCAAGCGCTCGGACAACCCCGTGCGTGGCTTCAGCGCCGGCATGCGCAAGCGGCTGGCCATCGCCCGGCTGCTCATGAAGGCGCCCACCCTCGCGCTGCTCGACGAGCCCTTCGGCGAGCTGGACCCCGCCGGCATCCGCGAGATGGAGGCCATCATCGCGGAGCTGAAGGCGACGGGTGTCACGGTGGTGCTGGCCACCCACCTCATCGAGCAGGGCCTGAGCCTGTGCGAGGAGCGGCTGCACCTCGAGGACGGACGGGCGGTGAGCGCATGA
- a CDS encoding heme exporter protein CcmB, with translation MKPTRPRPIGLLGATLALLRKDLLIEWRTRARLNAIVFFAMATLLMFSFALGPDTRLLEKNAGGYFWLAVLFASVLSLGESFRVESENNCMDGVRLAPADPRAIYLSKALGNTLLLVALGTLLLPVMVALYGVRVATGFVDLGTVLLLGSLALSAPGTVYAAISSNARARDVLLPLLLFPLVIPALLSAAKATTLVLQGDPMNQLGSWLGLLLGFNLIYWGVGFMLFPRIIED, from the coding sequence ATGAAGCCCACCCGTCCCCGCCCCATCGGGCTGCTCGGCGCCACGCTGGCCCTGCTGCGCAAGGACCTGCTCATCGAGTGGCGCACGCGCGCGCGCCTCAACGCCATCGTCTTCTTCGCGATGGCCACGCTGCTGATGTTCTCCTTCGCGCTGGGCCCTGACACGCGCCTGTTGGAGAAGAACGCCGGCGGCTACTTCTGGCTCGCCGTGCTCTTCGCCAGCGTGCTGTCCCTGGGTGAGTCCTTCCGCGTCGAGTCCGAGAACAACTGCATGGATGGGGTGCGGCTGGCCCCCGCGGACCCTCGCGCCATCTACCTGTCCAAGGCCCTGGGCAACACGCTGCTGCTCGTCGCGCTGGGGACCCTGCTGCTCCCCGTCATGGTGGCCCTCTACGGCGTCCGCGTCGCCACGGGCTTCGTGGACCTGGGCACGGTCCTCCTCCTGGGCAGTCTGGCGCTCAGCGCTCCTGGCACTGTCTATGCCGCGATTTCGAGCAACGCCCGGGCACGAGACGTGCTGCTCCCTCTGCTATTGTTCCCGCTGGTCATCCCTGCGCTGCTGTCCGCGGCCAAGGCCACCACGCTCGTGCTGCAAGGAGACCCCATGAATCAGTTGGGCTCATGGTTGGGACTTTTGCTCGGATTCAATCTGATTTATTGGGGCGTGGGCTTCATGCTCTTCCCGCGCATCATCGAGGACTGA
- a CDS encoding cytochrome c biogenesis protein translates to MNKLVKWGLPIVGLAVLGIGWYLGLAWAPPDREMGDVQRIMYVHVPLQWMAMLAMFLNFVMAVAHLLKSKPGWKLDSLAESAAEVGLVLGALGMVTGAIWGRPTWGVYWSWDPRLTSEAIMLVTYTGYLVLRRFVEDPDKRATWSAVVAILGAINLPIVWFSVRWWRSLHQVQSSPKTVDPQMVLPLRVSAIGLLLLTLVWLASRYRIALAERRAEVALPEALPGSGAPSVHDTPKVA, encoded by the coding sequence ATGAACAAGCTCGTCAAGTGGGGCCTCCCCATCGTGGGTCTGGCCGTGCTGGGAATCGGCTGGTACCTGGGGCTGGCCTGGGCGCCGCCGGACCGGGAGATGGGCGACGTGCAGCGCATCATGTACGTGCACGTGCCACTCCAGTGGATGGCCATGCTGGCCATGTTCCTGAACTTCGTGATGGCGGTGGCGCACCTGCTCAAGTCCAAGCCGGGCTGGAAGCTGGACTCCCTGGCGGAGTCGGCGGCCGAGGTCGGCCTGGTGCTGGGCGCGCTGGGAATGGTGACGGGAGCCATCTGGGGCCGTCCGACCTGGGGCGTCTACTGGTCCTGGGACCCGCGCCTGACGTCGGAGGCCATCATGCTGGTGACGTACACCGGCTACCTGGTGCTGCGGCGCTTCGTGGAGGACCCCGACAAGCGCGCGACGTGGAGCGCGGTGGTGGCCATCCTGGGCGCCATCAACCTGCCCATCGTCTGGTTCTCCGTGCGCTGGTGGCGCAGCCTCCACCAGGTGCAGTCCAGCCCCAAGACGGTGGACCCGCAGATGGTGCTGCCCCTGCGCGTGTCGGCCATCGGACTGCTGCTGCTGACCCTCGTCTGGCTCGCCTCCCGCTACCGCATCGCGCTGGCCGAGCGCCGCGCGGAGGTCGCGCTTCCGGAGGCGCTGCCCGGCTCGGGCGCCCCTTCCGTCCACGACACCCCCAAGGTGGCCTGA
- a CDS encoding cytochrome c maturation protein CcmE, giving the protein MTPVARNRLFALGALLVAGAGLGFVAFGNIGENLVYYWSPSEMLAQGDKAYTATIRLGGVVQPGSIQWNAEHTTLHFRVANDVTEGAASVLVRSTETPPQMFRDKIGVVVEGTYDASGVFSSNRLMVNHSNEYRAPKEGEDPNKWRETLSDSTTTASTATGAGAR; this is encoded by the coding sequence ATGACGCCTGTCGCCCGCAATCGTTTGTTCGCCCTGGGAGCGCTGCTTGTCGCCGGCGCTGGCCTGGGCTTCGTGGCCTTTGGAAACATCGGCGAGAACCTCGTCTACTACTGGAGCCCGTCGGAGATGCTGGCCCAGGGTGACAAGGCGTACACGGCCACCATCCGCCTGGGCGGCGTGGTGCAGCCGGGCAGCATCCAGTGGAACGCCGAGCACACCACCCTGCACTTCCGCGTGGCCAACGACGTCACGGAGGGCGCCGCCAGCGTGCTGGTGCGCTCCACGGAGACGCCGCCGCAGATGTTCCGCGACAAGATTGGCGTCGTGGTGGAGGGCACCTACGACGCGTCGGGCGTGTTCAGCTCCAACCGGCTGATGGTGAACCACTCGAACGAGTACCGCGCGCCCAAGGAGGGCGAGGACCCGAACAAGTGGCGTGAGACGCTCAGCGACAGCACCACGACCGCCAGCACGGCGACCGGAGCGGGGGCGCGGTGA